GGTATCATGGACCGCCTCCATCACTTGCTGACGGCTTGGCTTCTTGCCGTCATTTGCCTTGATGGCTTTTTCCAGACCGTTCAGCAATACATTCATGGAGTCGTAGCCAAAGGAGGTAAAGATACCGACTTTGTTGTTGGTTGCGGCTTCGAAGTCAGCAATCCACTTCTTGCCTTCTTCGGTCGCAGTCAGATCGCCGACTGTGGACGTAAAGATCACGTTGTTTGCATTTTCAGCTCCAGCGATTTTCACCAGGTCAGCAGAGTCGTAACCGTCTCCGCCCATGAATACGCCTTTGAAGCCTTTTTCACGGGCTTGCTTGATCAGGATCCCTGCGTCGGAGTAGTATCCGCCGAAGTAGATCATTTCCGGATTAGCAGCCAGGATTTGGTTGATGACCGCGCTGTAATCCTTCTCCCCAGCAGTGATGCCCTCGTAACCTGCGATGGTTACGCCGTCTTTTTCGAATTGCTTTTTCACTTCATCAGCCAGACCTTGGCCGTATGCTTGCTTGTCATGAACGATGTACGCAGTTTTAACATTAAGCTGGTTCTTGGCAAAGATAGCTGCCTTGGAGCCTTGTTGGTCGTCACGCGCACAAATGCGGTGAACGATTTTTTTGCCTTCTTCTGTCAGGTTGGAACCTGTCGCGGACGGAGAAACCATTACCAGATTATCCGTCTCATATTGAGCAGATGCGGTAATCGATGCCCCTGTGGTAGCGTGACCGACGACACCGAGAACGTCTGCGTTGGAGATCAGCATTTGAGCGACCGCCACGGCTTGCTTTGGATCGGCCTGGTCGTCCTGTGCCAGCAACTGGACATCAAAGCCCAGCTCCTTAAACTTGTCCTTTTGTTGCTTCAGAGCGTATTCAGCACCCGCTTTTGCCGTGCTGCCGTAGTCGGAGTATTGACCGGACATCGGACCTACCGTCGCGATCACGATTTTTTCCAGTGCGCCGCCAGTGCTGCCGCCGCCGCTATTGTTTGCCGACTCCGGAGCTGCCTGTCCGCCACCGCCCGCATTGCCACCTGCATTACCTCCGCCGCCGCATCCTGCGAGAACTGCGCCCAGCGCGAATACAGTAGTGAGAAGAGTAATGCTTTTCTGTTTTTTCATTGTGAAAAAACCCCCTTTTACTTTACGGACAAACAATGAGTCACCTTCTCTCATTGTAAAATAAATAAGAAAATTTGCAACATATAAATTCGTAACATATCAAAAATATTGTCAATTCCGACTCCGCTGCCCGCTTTTCTACGAACGGCTCGGACAAGAAGCCGCTCCCCTTGGCGGAGAGCGGCTTGAGATCCCGTTTTTCTATTGATCATCGTTATTGTAGTATTTCCGAGAATAGGCTTTTCTGGTGACAAAGAGTGTCAGACCGATAATCACAATAAACAATATGACACTCGCGATGATCACTGCCGCTTCCACTGGACATTCCCCTCTCCCTCATCTTGTACCTTATTATATCGGAAGAGGCGATTCTCGTACAACGTCGGAAGAGGCGATTCTCGTACAACGGAGGAATCAACCAGTCTCGCTTACTTCTCGACAGGAACGCTCAGGTTGTACGTCAGGGTGTTGGCATCATAGGATACCGTGGCACCCAGTTCCTGCGCGATATAGACGAGCGGAACCAGTACAGCGCCTGTCGTTACGCGCGGCGGATGGGCCACGTGGATTTCCTTGCCGTTTTTGTAGGCAAAATGGCTGTTTTTGTACATCCGCAGGGCGTATTGATTGTTTTTGGAGATCAATAGGGATTCGATCATGGTATCCCACGCAGCGCTTGCGTCAAGCGCATGCGCCAGTGTGCTGGCGTTCACGTAGGCCACGCCGTTCTCCGTCACGACATCTTGCGGGAATGGGAGCTCGTTTCCGTTCAATTTTACGGTGATTTTTTGCTGAACGGCCGTCTCCTGGGCGAGCGCTGCGGTAGCGGCAACACTTCCGGTCAGGAGAGCTGCCGTAAGCAGCATAGCTGGAACTTTGCGAAGCATGGTACACACCCTCCAATAAAATTATGTAATACATTCCATTTTTGAGACTTCGACACGTTTTACCCTTTTCCTTCTTTTTCTTGCCATAACTTTCCTATGCGTCATCCTGTCATATGATGCCACACTATTTCTAAGGAGAGATGGTCGCGGGATCCCTCCTTTTATTCCGCGAACAAACGTTTTTGTGCACAACCTGTTGATAACTTTGTGGATAACCCGGTGAGGAGGAATGCCGCATGCCGCCCGAACGCTACTATCTCATCTATCAGGAAGCCAGCGACGAAGAATGTCTGCTCACCATCCAGCCCTATGATGACGAAGAGCTGCTGGCCGAAGCGATCAACCGGCTGCAAACCAGGGAGGTAGACGAATACACGATCATCAAAGGGAGAAAGATGAAAGCCAAGCTGCGGCTGGCCGTCGAGCTGAGCGAAGCCGAAGACAAAGCGGCGGCACCCCCTCCACAACTTGCGGACGAATCGGACGTCTAAATGAGACGGATCAATCGGCAGTGAAATTTTCCCTGCCGATTCTTCGTATCTAAAGGTGGGAGGAGGGGATGCGAGTATGGATCCGGAATTGGCACGGGCAAATCGGGAGGCGGCCCAGTATGTACAGCAGTTTCTCAAAGGACAGTCTCGGGCGTTTCCCGCACTCGTCGCGCTGTTTGCTCCCCGGGTGATGAGCATCATCAGAAGGATGGTCTCCGGCTATCACGACGCCGAAGACCTGCATAATGAAATCTGGCTGAAAGTGGCGCAGCATTTGCACAAATACGATGCCGACCTGCCGTTTCACTCCTGGCTCTACCGCATCGCCTCCAATGCCTGTATCGACTTTTTGCGAAAAAAACGGGAGATCGTGCTGGAAGCGGAACAGCTTCATCAGCAGGTCCACAAATCCCCCTCCGAACGGGTAAAAAGTCCGGAGCTGTTCCTCTTGGAAAAAGAGAGTTGTTCTGAATTGACCGCCCTGCTGGACCGCCTGAATGAGACGGATCGCCTGATTCTCACCCTCCGCTTTGTTCAGGATATGAGTTACGAAGAGATTGGCAGCATCGTGGGCATGAGCAAAAACACAATCGGGACCCGGCTGTTCC
This sequence is a window from Brevibacillus composti. Protein-coding genes within it:
- a CDS encoding copper amine oxidase N-terminal domain-containing protein, whose translation is MLRKVPAMLLTAALLTGSVAATAALAQETAVQQKITVKLNGNELPFPQDVVTENGVAYVNASTLAHALDASAAWDTMIESLLISKNNQYALRMYKNSHFAYKNGKEIHVAHPPRVTTGAVLVPLVYIAQELGATVSYDANTLTYNLSVPVEK
- a CDS encoding RNA polymerase sigma factor, which gives rise to MDPELARANREAAQYVQQFLKGQSRAFPALVALFAPRVMSIIRRMVSGYHDAEDLHNEIWLKVAQHLHKYDADLPFHSWLYRIASNACIDFLRKKREIVLEAEQLHQQVHKSPSERVKSPELFLLEKESCSELTALLDRLNETDRLILTLRFVQDMSYEEIGSIVGMSKNTIGTRLFRARKQLKELLVQHREERRESDAAY
- a CDS encoding branched-chain amino acid ABC transporter substrate-binding protein, producing the protein MKKQKSITLLTTVFALGAVLAGCGGGGNAGGNAGGGGQAAPESANNSGGGSTGGALEKIVIATVGPMSGQYSDYGSTAKAGAEYALKQQKDKFKELGFDVQLLAQDDQADPKQAVAVAQMLISNADVLGVVGHATTGASITASAQYETDNLVMVSPSATGSNLTEEGKKIVHRICARDDQQGSKAAIFAKNQLNVKTAYIVHDKQAYGQGLADEVKKQFEKDGVTIAGYEGITAGEKDYSAVINQILAANPEMIYFGGYYSDAGILIKQAREKGFKGVFMGGDGYDSADLVKIAGAENANNVIFTSTVGDLTATEEGKKWIADFEAATNNKVGIFTSFGYDSMNVLLNGLEKAIKANDGKKPSRQQVMEAVHDTKDFQGQFVKVTFNEKGDNEFASVYVYKYENGQKVYVGEAK